From a region of the Primulina eburnea isolate SZY01 chromosome 7, ASM2296580v1, whole genome shotgun sequence genome:
- the LOC140837214 gene encoding uncharacterized protein produces MSVSRSSSTSSSSYDSAVGASQPNVVGSHSMSQGIFTAVSRHWHDVFWLLIFMAHLVVIGFALAVLGLNRFKKQDRLNIDKYTMGFLENKDGLTEDYWPLYAVAGGVGALLGWTWLLLLGSRANQMMKFSVHILTTYLAVISVLCFWVKQYFWGTAFAGGAALQFLYVISVIDRLPFTMLVLQRAVNMVWNLPEVSRLTCIFMLIMLFWLSLWSFGAAGVVALSMGDSGRWWLLLVLSVSLFWTGAVLCNVVHVIVSGMVFLVLSHGGREATSMPSKPLINSLRYAVTTSFGSICYGSLFTAAIRTLRWEIRGLRSKIGNNECLLCCVDFLFHLVEFLVRWFNKYAYVQIAVHGKSFNHSAKDAWELFQSTGVEALVAYDCSGAVLLMGTILGGLIAGTCAAVWTKIKHPERVLMVGSTAMLMGMILVGLAMVVVESAVTSIYICFAEDPLLINRWDATFFNQMSERLHQRLQHRSARAREGLSHRIDDQMPEMVHV; encoded by the exons atgagcgtCTCCAGATCTTCGTCAACCTCTTCTTCCTCCTACGACTCCGCCGTGGGTGCCTCACAACCG AATGTTGTGGGGAGCCATTCAATGTCTCAGGGGATATTTACAGCAGTGTCTCGCCATTGGCATGATGTGTTCTGGTTGCTTATATTTATGGCGCATTTGGTGGTTATCGGTTTCGCACTTGCGGTTTTGGGGCTCAACAGGTTCAAGAAACAGGATAGGCTAAATATTGATAAGTACACAATGGGATTTCTTGAGAACAAGGATGGTTTAACAGAAGATTACTGGCCATTGTATGCTGTTGCTGGCGGAGTGGGGGCGCTATTGGGATGGACTTGGTTGCTATTGCTTGGTTCACGAGCAAATCAAATGATGAAGTTTTCTGTGCACATTTTGACCACGTATCTTGCTGTCATCAGTGTGCTTTGTTTTTGGGTTAAACAGTATTTTTGGGGCACTGCATTTGCTGGAGGTGCTGCATTGCAATTCTTGTATGTGATATCAGTCATTGATAG ACTTCCATTTACCATGCTGGTGCTACAACGAGCAgtgaatatggtttggaaccttCCCGAGGTCTCTAGATTAACATGCATTTTTATGCTCATAATGCTTTTCTGGCTCTCTCTGTGGTCCTTCGGTGCTGCTGGGGTTGTTGCCTTGAGCATGGGTGATAGTGGACGCTGGTGGCTTCTTTTG GTGTTATCTGTGAGTTTGTTTTGGACTGGCGCAGTTCTTTGCAATGTTGTCCACGTCATAGTTTCAGGAATGGTGTTTCTTGTCCTTAGTCATGGCGGCCGAGAAGCAACATCAATGCCTTCTAAACCATTAATCAATTCTTTGCGATATGCTGTCACTACATCTTTTGGCAGCATATGCTATGGATCTCTGTTTACGGCCGCTATACGAACTTTACGATGGGAG ATTAGAGGATTGAGGTCAAAGATTGGGAACAACGAGTGTTTGCTCTGCTGTGTTGATTTTCTGTTTCATCTAGTAGAGTTTTTAGTTCGTTGGTTCAACAAATATGCTTATGTACAG ATTGCTGTACATGGAAAAAGCTTTAATCATTCAGCAAAAGATGCTTGGGAGTTATTTCAATCAACAGGGGTTGAAGCACTTGTAGCATATGACTGTTCAGGGGCTGTTCTATTGATGGGAACAATCTTGGGTGGACTTATCGCTGGAACGTGTGCAGCAGTTTGGACTAAGATTAAGCATCCCGAGCGAGTACTAATGGTAGGCTCTACTGCCATGTTAATGGGAATGATCTTG GTTGGGTTGGCTATGGTGGTTGTGGAAAGTGCAGTGACGTCGATTTACATCTGTTTTGCAGAAGACCCTTTGCTAATAAACAGGTGGGATGCTACATTCTTCAACCAGATGTCGGAAAGACTACACCAGCGCCTGCAGCACAGAAGTGCTCGAGCGAGAGAAGGATTAAGTCATAGAATAGATGACCAAATGCCAGAAATGGTTCATGTTTGA